The DNA sequence CGATCGGCGGCAACCCCGAAGCGGCGCGGCTTGCGGGCATCAAGGTCAAATGGACACTGGTGCGGGTCTATGTCATCGCCGGGGCGTGCGCCGGTCTGGCCGGTGTCATCTTCTCCGCCCGCGTGATGTCGGGCCAGCCGACGGCGGGCGAGACCTACGAACTGGACGCCATCGCCGCCGTCGTCCTGGGCGGAACCAGCCTCATGGGCGGCATCGGCAGCGTCCAACGCACGCTGATCGGCGCCATGATCATGGGCGTGCTCAGCAACGGCCTGCTGCTGATGAACGTTCCCTACTTCTACCAGCTGATCATCAAGGGTGCGGTCATCGTCCTGGCGGTGGCCATCGACAGCTTGAAGAACTGGAAGCGGGTTTGAGGGGCGGCTTCCCGTAGGCGTCACCTATCGGCAGCTCGTGGCGGGGTCCGCCGCCGGCGGCGGACCCCGCCACGAGCTGTCGCCATCCCCGACGTCCGCCCCGAACGACGAACCGCTCGCCGACGCGCACAACGCGCTGCTGCCGCCGGACGCCTTCCACCTGCCGGTGGGCCGCCCGCTACCCACAAGATCCACCGCGGCGCCGCGCACCCGTCCCGGCTGGTGCTGCCGTTCACGGAACGCGCGGCGATGGAGAACCGGCTATAGGAAGTGGAGCGCGGAGGTCGTTGACCTCAACCGCGGTTCAGATTCTACGCTGCGAATATGTCGATCGAGAACACACGCGCAACGGATGTGCATTATCGTCCCGCCGCTCAGTCGGACCTCCTATCGATCGCCGATCTTTTTCTCACGACAAGTGAGGCGCCATGGTCGAGGGAATTCGCCCGAGCCAGTCACGAACACGTCCTCGACACGGGCACTCTGCTGGTCGCCGAGCGGCGGGGAGAGATCGTCTCCGTCGCCGGGTCGATCGTACGCGGCCGCCTTTGGTACTTGAGTACTTTCTGGACGCATCCGGAGCACCAGCGGTCCGGAATCGGTATGCCGCTGCTGCGGCAAGCTTGGAACTCCGGGGTGTCCGCGGGCGCCGAGGTCTTCTTCACCTGGTCGTCGTCCGACCCGGCGGCGATGGCGAGCTACATGAAGCTGGGCATGCGCCCCGGTTACCAGATACTGCACTTCACGGGCGAACCGGCGGGGCCCTCTTCGGACACCGGAATGCATCGCGGATACGAATCAACCGACCTGGACCTCTCCCACGCCGCGAAGATAGACCACGATATCCGCGGCTGCACCCGCGAATCCGACCACGCGTATTTTCTCGGCAAGCCGGACACGCGGGGCAGGCAGGTGCGGTTCGACGGCGAGCCGGCAGGCTACTACTACGTCACCGCCGAGGGGAATGTCGGCCCATTGGCGTGGACCGGTCCCAGGCACGCCGATGCGGTTCTGGCGCTGGCTTTCCGCGACGCGACGTCCGGCGGTGCGGGTGTCAGCTTCGCCGTCCCCGGCAGCAACCGGAAAGCATTGGACTTCGCCTTCGACTCCGGCTTGCGATTCACGCGGTTCAACCATTTTCTGACCACGTCCGAATTCGGCGCGCTGGATCGCTACCTGCCGTCCGGGCCGGTTCTTTTCTGACCACGATGCGAAAGGCCCGCACCGAGC is a window from the Streptomonospora litoralis genome containing:
- a CDS encoding GNAT family N-acetyltransferase — encoded protein: MSIENTRATDVHYRPAAQSDLLSIADLFLTTSEAPWSREFARASHEHVLDTGTLLVAERRGEIVSVAGSIVRGRLWYLSTFWTHPEHQRSGIGMPLLRQAWNSGVSAGAEVFFTWSSSDPAAMASYMKLGMRPGYQILHFTGEPAGPSSDTGMHRGYESTDLDLSHAAKIDHDIRGCTRESDHAYFLGKPDTRGRQVRFDGEPAGYYYVTAEGNVGPLAWTGPRHADAVLALAFRDATSGGAGVSFAVPGSNRKALDFAFDSGLRFTRFNHFLTTSEFGALDRYLPSGPVLF